One genomic segment of Mycolicibacterium gilvum includes these proteins:
- a CDS encoding SDR family NAD(P)-dependent oxidoreductase: MTLDGKVAFVAGASRGIGATVAAALARAGASVAVAARTEQEGRLPGTIGSVAQRITDEGGRALPVVCDVTREESVEAAVAATVAEFGGIDILVANAGVLWLGPIESTPLKRWQLCLDVNTTGVFLVTKAVIPHVRARGGGSLIAVTTTGVTMTDHGANAYWVSKAAAERLYLGLAADLKPDNIAVNCLSPSRVVLTEGWQAGGAGMEIPPEMVEPPEAMGRAAVMLAQQDASGVTGTIQRSEALAL, encoded by the coding sequence GTGACACTCGACGGGAAGGTCGCCTTCGTCGCCGGCGCCAGCCGCGGCATCGGTGCCACGGTGGCCGCCGCCCTTGCGCGGGCCGGCGCGTCCGTGGCGGTCGCCGCTCGCACCGAGCAAGAAGGCAGGCTGCCGGGCACCATAGGCTCTGTCGCACAACGCATCACCGACGAGGGCGGCCGTGCGCTGCCCGTGGTGTGCGACGTGACCCGTGAGGAATCCGTCGAGGCGGCCGTCGCTGCCACCGTCGCCGAGTTCGGCGGTATCGACATCCTCGTCGCCAACGCGGGGGTGCTGTGGCTGGGGCCGATCGAGTCCACCCCGCTGAAGCGTTGGCAACTGTGTCTCGACGTGAACACCACCGGCGTCTTCCTGGTCACCAAGGCAGTCATCCCGCACGTCCGTGCCCGCGGCGGCGGTTCGCTGATCGCCGTCACCACCACCGGTGTCACGATGACCGATCACGGCGCCAATGCGTACTGGGTGTCCAAGGCCGCCGCCGAACGGCTCTACCTCGGTCTGGCCGCAGACCTCAAGCCGGACAACATCGCCGTGAACTGCCTGAGCCCGTCGCGCGTGGTACTCACCGAAGGCTGGCAGGCCGGCGGCGCCGGGATGGAGATCCCGCCCGAGATGGTCGAACCCCCCGAGGCGATGGGCCGCGCCGCAGTGATGCTGGCCCAGCAGGACGCCTCGGGCGTCACCGGCACGATCCAGCGCTCCGAAGCTCTCGCCCTCTGA
- a CDS encoding enoyl-CoA hydratase/isomerase family protein, translated as MYGMPDEIDVTADGDLRIITLNRPDDLNAVNDNLHVGLAKIWEELNEDPGARAAVITGAGRAFSAGGDFHYLDELRRDEALRQKTIKHGRDLVIGMVRCRIPVIAAVNGPAVGLGCSLAALSDVVYIAENAFFADPHVSIGLVAADGGPLVWGSQISLLQAKEFALTGVRIKAQKAVELGLANHVVDDPVGEAIACAKKIMALPQQAVEATKRLMNIQLEKSVMASLDYANLAEYVSFGTADFNRIVDGLIAKN; from the coding sequence ATGTACGGAATGCCAGACGAAATCGATGTCACCGCCGACGGTGACCTTCGCATCATCACGCTCAACCGGCCCGACGATCTGAATGCCGTCAACGACAATCTGCATGTCGGCCTCGCGAAGATCTGGGAGGAGCTCAACGAGGATCCCGGCGCGCGTGCCGCGGTGATCACCGGTGCCGGCCGCGCGTTCTCCGCCGGTGGCGATTTCCACTATCTCGACGAGCTGCGCCGCGATGAGGCGTTGCGGCAGAAGACGATCAAGCACGGCCGCGATCTGGTGATCGGCATGGTGCGCTGCCGCATCCCGGTGATCGCCGCGGTCAACGGTCCCGCTGTCGGACTGGGTTGCAGTCTCGCCGCGCTGTCGGATGTCGTGTACATCGCCGAGAACGCCTTCTTCGCCGATCCGCACGTGTCGATCGGACTGGTGGCCGCCGACGGTGGTCCGCTGGTGTGGGGTTCGCAGATCAGTCTGTTGCAGGCCAAGGAATTCGCGTTGACCGGTGTCCGGATCAAGGCGCAGAAGGCCGTCGAGCTCGGGTTGGCCAACCATGTGGTCGACGACCCGGTGGGCGAGGCGATCGCGTGCGCGAAGAAGATCATGGCCCTGCCTCAGCAGGCCGTCGAGGCGACCAAGCGGCTGATGAACATTCAGCTGGAGAAGTCGGTGATGGCGTCGCTGGACTATGCCAATCTCGCCGAGTACGTGTCCTTCGGGACGGCCGATTTCAACAGGATCGTCGACGGCCTGATCGCCAAGAACTGA